A single window of Flagellimonas maritima DNA harbors:
- a CDS encoding beta-ketoacyl-[acyl-carrier-protein] synthase family protein — translation MENRVVVTGLGVCAPNGINLKEFANSLKKGISGIRFHSELEQLNFGCQIAGKPLIKESHLNNYFTKLQLRGLNASGIVYGVLAGIDAWSDANLPIPESDENPDWNSGIIFGTGILGVDKFREAIYKVDEGNVRRLGSTSVIQTMASGISAYLGGMLGCGNQVTTNSSACTTGTEAILMGYERIKYQKAQRMLVGSCSDSGPYVWGGFDAMRILPRDYNTNPEAASRPMSASAAGFVPGSGAGALILESLESAVRRGAKIYGEILGGCINSGGQRGGGTMTAPNNDAVVRCIQSAIQNAGIGPQEIDAINGHLTATIKDTVEIHNWRKALKFSNGEFPLINSSKSLFGHCLAAAGSIECVATLLQFREKQIFGNINCEDVHPEISKMISISKIPQTTIDFIPKIIAKASFGFGDVNACIIFKSFSQD, via the coding sequence ATGGAAAATAGGGTAGTGGTCACCGGTTTGGGGGTATGTGCACCCAATGGAATCAATCTTAAGGAATTTGCAAATTCCTTAAAAAAAGGTATCAGTGGCATTCGATTTCATTCCGAGTTAGAACAACTAAATTTTGGATGCCAAATAGCTGGTAAGCCATTAATTAAAGAATCTCATTTAAACAATTACTTTACTAAATTACAATTAAGGGGTCTTAATGCAAGTGGTATAGTTTATGGTGTGCTTGCAGGTATAGATGCTTGGAGCGATGCAAATCTTCCAATTCCAGAAAGTGATGAAAATCCTGATTGGAACAGCGGAATCATTTTTGGTACGGGAATCCTTGGGGTAGATAAGTTTAGGGAAGCAATCTATAAGGTAGATGAAGGCAACGTGCGACGATTGGGCAGTACTTCAGTAATCCAGACCATGGCAAGTGGAATCAGTGCGTATCTGGGCGGTATGCTAGGTTGCGGAAACCAAGTAACTACAAATTCCTCTGCATGTACTACTGGGACTGAAGCTATTTTAATGGGATATGAGCGTATTAAATACCAAAAAGCACAAAGAATGCTGGTCGGGAGCTGTAGTGATAGTGGTCCTTATGTGTGGGGAGGTTTTGACGCTATGCGAATACTCCCAAGAGATTATAATACCAATCCGGAAGCTGCGAGCAGGCCCATGAGCGCTTCTGCCGCTGGTTTTGTTCCCGGTAGTGGGGCAGGAGCTTTGATATTGGAATCTTTGGAAAGTGCAGTACGGCGAGGAGCAAAAATATATGGGGAAATTCTTGGTGGTTGCATTAATAGCGGAGGGCAAAGAGGCGGAGGTACCATGACAGCTCCAAATAACGATGCCGTGGTACGTTGCATACAATCAGCAATACAAAATGCCGGCATTGGTCCACAAGAGATTGATGCTATCAACGGACATTTAACAGCTACCATAAAAGATACAGTTGAAATACATAACTGGAGAAAAGCTTTGAAATTTTCCAATGGTGAATTTCCTTTGATTAATTCATCTAAAAGTCTGTTCGGGCACTGCCTTGCCGCAGCGGGAAGCATTGAGTGTGTGGCAACCTTGTTGCAATTTCGAGAAAAACAGATTTTTGGAAATATTAATTGTGAAGATGTGCATCCTGAGATATCCAAAATGATAAGTATTTCTAAGATTCCCCAAACTACAATTGATTTTATTCCAAAAATTATCGCAAAAGCAAGTTTTGGCTTTGGTGATGTAAATGCCTGTATTATTTTTAAATCTTTTAGTCAGGATTAA
- a CDS encoding acyl carrier protein, with protein sequence MQEKERYQKLKEIVKIYLPDDVSADSITMESNFTQDLNINSANLVDIVLDVEDKFDIMLENDDMDGMQTVRDALGIIDKKIAEK encoded by the coding sequence ATGCAAGAAAAAGAAAGATATCAAAAGTTAAAGGAAATTGTAAAAATCTATCTGCCAGATGATGTTTCTGCAGATTCCATAACAATGGAAAGCAATTTTACGCAAGATTTGAATATCAATTCGGCAAATTTAGTGGATATCGTACTGGACGTCGAAGATAAATTTGATATTATGTTGGAAAATGATGATATGGATGGAATGCAGACCGTTAGAGATGCTTTGGGCATTATAGATAAAAAAATTGCTGAAAAGTGA
- a CDS encoding YceI family protein, producing MRKFFFSIIIVISLIHCTVKGQTIKIKSAVISFEFVSKETKGTISGFKSNSSIDWKNLENSVFKGSVASETLDTNNGLRNWSLKSGKYFDVDDYPIISFQSKQVKLHKKKLVVTGDLTIKNITKPITINFTQNKNQLIGTTSLYSIDYGIKIKKNREDNLVKVKMVFDTDQ from the coding sequence ATGCGAAAATTTTTCTTTTCAATAATTATTGTTATTAGTTTAATTCACTGTACTGTTAAAGGGCAAACGATAAAGATTAAAAGTGCTGTTATATCCTTTGAGTTTGTTTCCAAGGAAACCAAGGGGACTATATCCGGTTTTAAATCAAATTCTTCAATTGATTGGAAAAATCTCGAGAACTCGGTCTTTAAGGGCTCGGTTGCGTCAGAGACCCTCGACACCAACAACGGATTGCGTAATTGGTCATTAAAAAGCGGGAAATATTTTGATGTGGATGATTATCCAATAATCTCGTTTCAGAGCAAACAAGTAAAACTACACAAAAAGAAACTGGTGGTAACAGGCGATTTGACCATAAAGAACATTACAAAGCCAATCACAATAAATTTTACCCAAAATAAAAATCAACTTATTGGAACAACAAGCCTTTATTCAATTGATTACGGAATTAAAATAAAGAAGAATAGAGAAGATAATCTAGTGAAGGTTAAAATGGTATTTGATACAGACCAATAG
- a CDS encoding 3-hydroxyacyl-ACP dehydratase FabZ family protein has product MDKNKIKLLLPYNQPFLFVDDLITVNDNGIEGVYTFDKNSSFYQGHFKDFPVTPGVVLTECCAQIGLVCLGIYLLGDAISKKNTIDLQIAMSSSEMEFYLPVLPGETVTVNSEKIYFRFNKLKCKVKLFNSDKKLVCKGTLAGMLKLNLDGK; this is encoded by the coding sequence ATGGACAAAAATAAAATTAAACTATTGTTGCCATATAATCAACCGTTTTTATTTGTAGATGACTTAATAACGGTTAATGATAATGGGATAGAGGGTGTTTATACCTTCGATAAAAATTCATCATTTTATCAGGGACATTTTAAAGACTTCCCGGTTACGCCTGGAGTGGTTTTAACAGAATGCTGTGCCCAGATTGGACTTGTATGCCTTGGAATTTACCTCTTGGGGGATGCAATTTCAAAAAAAAATACTATCGATTTACAAATTGCCATGAGTAGTTCTGAGATGGAATTTTATCTTCCTGTACTTCCAGGAGAAACGGTAACAGTTAATTCAGAAAAGATATATTTTCGCTTCAATAAATTGAAATGCAAAGTGAAACTTTTCAATTCTGATAAAAAATTGGTCTGTAAAGGAACACTCGCGGGAATGCTAAAACTTAATCTTGATGGAAAATAG